Proteins from one Pontibacter korlensis genomic window:
- a CDS encoding class I fructose-bisphosphate aldolase, protein MTYDNIVSLLGAEAEGLLQYQSQTISKDQLHIPGPDFVDRIFAKSNRSTQVLRSLQQLFNHGRLGGTGYLSILPVDQGIEHTAGASFAPNPLYFDPENIIKLAIEGGCNAVATTFGNLAMMSRKYAHKIPFVVKINHNELMTYPNKYDQIMFGSVDEAWNLGATAVGATVYFGSEESNRQIIEVAEAFERAHQLGMATILWCYTRNNGFKKDGTDYHVAADLTGQANHLGVTIQADIIKQKLPVNNGGFKAIGFGKTHDKMYSELSSDNPIDLCRYQVANCYMGRAGLINSGGESKGESDLVDAVRTAVINKRAGGMGLISGRKAFQKDMKVGVELLHAIQDVYLANEITLA, encoded by the coding sequence ATGACTTACGACAACATCGTTTCCTTGCTTGGCGCCGAAGCAGAGGGCCTGCTGCAGTACCAGAGCCAAACCATTTCCAAAGATCAGTTACACATACCAGGCCCTGATTTTGTAGACAGGATTTTTGCTAAGTCTAACCGCTCCACGCAGGTACTACGTAGCCTGCAGCAGTTATTTAACCACGGCCGCTTGGGTGGCACAGGTTATTTGTCAATCCTGCCGGTAGACCAGGGCATTGAGCATACAGCCGGAGCCTCTTTTGCACCAAACCCGCTATACTTCGATCCTGAGAATATTATAAAGCTAGCCATAGAAGGTGGCTGCAATGCAGTGGCTACTACCTTTGGTAACCTGGCGATGATGTCGCGCAAGTATGCGCACAAGATTCCGTTTGTAGTAAAGATTAACCATAACGAGCTGATGACCTACCCGAATAAGTATGACCAGATCATGTTTGGCTCTGTGGATGAGGCTTGGAACCTGGGCGCTACAGCAGTAGGAGCCACAGTATACTTTGGCTCAGAAGAATCGAACCGACAGATAATTGAGGTGGCGGAAGCTTTTGAGAGAGCACACCAGTTGGGCATGGCAACCATCCTGTGGTGCTATACCCGCAACAACGGCTTCAAGAAAGATGGCACCGACTACCACGTAGCTGCTGACCTTACTGGCCAGGCAAACCACCTGGGTGTAACCATCCAAGCCGATATTATCAAGCAGAAGTTGCCAGTAAACAACGGTGGCTTCAAAGCTATCGGGTTTGGTAAAACGCACGATAAGATGTACTCTGAACTTTCCTCGGACAATCCAATAGACCTGTGCCGCTACCAAGTGGCAAACTGCTATATGGGTCGTGCCGGCCTGATCAACTCCGGAGGTGAGTCCAAAGGCGAATCTGACTTGGTGGATGCGGTTCGTACAGCCGTTATCAACAAACGCGCAGGAGGTATGGGATTGATTTCCGGGCGTAAAGCTTTCCAGAAAGACATGAAGGTAGGAGTAGAGCTGCTGCATGCTATTCAGGACGTGTACCTGGCAAATGAGATTACACTAGCGTAA
- the cysS gene encoding cysteine--tRNA ligase — translation MQQKLNLYNTLTRKKEEFEPLHAPFVGMYVCGPTVYGEPHLGHARSAVTFDVLYRYLKYQGYKVRYVRNITDVGHLENDADEGEDKIEKRAKLEHLEPMEVVNHYTNIYHQEMNKLNVMQPDIEPRASGHIIEQVQMIQEILDNGFAYEVNGSVYFDVETYNKEYKYGKLSGRIIDDLLNNTRTLEGQEEKRSPLDFALWKKASPTHIMRWPSPWSDGFPGWHLECSAMSRKYLGTTFDIHGGGLDLMFPHHECEIAQSQASCNHTDAAKYWIHNNMITVNGQKMGKSLGNFINLSELFSGNHEMLEQAYTPMTIRFFILQAHYRSTLDFSNEALQAARKGYTKLMNGLRVLKKLQYPMESEAVEPDAKLNEELQKLTQDCFRGLNDDLNTAKTIASLFNLLKKINSLYLGQIKIEQLSRGTFDLIRNIYQELVLHVLGLEEETVGDMEEVLSLVLSFYKEAKEQKAYDKVDTIRAELKRQGIVIKDMKTGVDWAYEE, via the coding sequence ATGCAACAGAAACTGAACCTGTACAATACGCTAACGCGAAAGAAAGAGGAGTTTGAACCGCTGCACGCCCCGTTTGTAGGGATGTATGTATGCGGCCCTACTGTATACGGAGAGCCGCACCTGGGCCATGCCCGCAGCGCTGTTACTTTTGATGTACTGTACCGATACCTGAAGTACCAGGGCTATAAAGTACGCTATGTCCGAAATATAACAGATGTTGGGCACCTGGAAAATGATGCCGATGAGGGGGAGGACAAGATAGAGAAAAGAGCCAAGCTGGAGCACCTGGAGCCAATGGAGGTAGTAAACCACTACACCAACATTTACCACCAGGAGATGAACAAGCTCAACGTAATGCAGCCCGATATTGAGCCACGTGCTTCGGGCCATATTATCGAGCAGGTGCAGATGATACAGGAGATTCTGGACAATGGCTTTGCATACGAGGTGAATGGCTCTGTATACTTTGATGTAGAGACCTACAATAAGGAATACAAGTATGGAAAGCTCTCAGGCCGTATTATAGATGACCTGCTGAACAATACCCGTACTCTGGAAGGGCAGGAGGAGAAGCGATCTCCCCTGGATTTTGCCCTATGGAAGAAGGCTTCGCCTACACACATCATGCGCTGGCCATCTCCGTGGAGCGACGGTTTCCCCGGGTGGCATCTGGAGTGCTCTGCTATGAGCCGCAAATACCTCGGCACCACTTTTGATATTCACGGTGGTGGACTGGACCTGATGTTCCCGCACCATGAGTGTGAGATTGCACAGAGCCAGGCTAGCTGCAACCATACCGATGCTGCCAAGTACTGGATACATAACAACATGATCACAGTAAATGGGCAGAAGATGGGCAAGTCGCTAGGTAACTTTATTAACCTGAGCGAGCTGTTCAGCGGCAACCATGAGATGCTGGAGCAGGCTTATACACCCATGACCATCCGCTTCTTTATACTGCAGGCGCATTACCGCAGCACTTTAGACTTTAGCAATGAGGCCTTACAGGCAGCGCGCAAAGGCTATACTAAGCTGATGAACGGCCTGCGTGTGCTGAAGAAGTTGCAATATCCAATGGAATCAGAGGCTGTGGAGCCTGATGCTAAGCTAAACGAAGAGCTGCAGAAGCTAACGCAAGATTGCTTCCGTGGCTTGAACGATGATCTGAACACAGCGAAGACCATTGCTTCTTTGTTTAACCTGCTCAAAAAGATCAATAGCCTGTACTTAGGGCAGATCAAAATAGAGCAGCTTTCCAGAGGAACGTTCGACCTGATACGCAATATTTACCAGGAGCTGGTACTGCATGTGCTGGGGTTAGAGGAGGAGACAGTAGGAGACATGGAAGAAGTGCTGAGCCTGGTGCTGTCCTTCTACAAGGAAGCCAAAGAGCAGAAAGCTTATGATAAAGTAGATACTATTCGGGCAGAGCTGAAGCGACAGGGCATCGTTATCAAAGACATGAAAACCGGAGTAGACTGGGCTTATGAAGAATAA
- a CDS encoding endonuclease/exonuclease/phosphatase family protein, whose translation MSGTFKKIRRRVWLILNTLVVLWMLLGVFCMQVPPSDFWPAGFVAFSLPGALMLNFLFLIYWILRRSWLLVLPLSALILSWNYYARLVAINFATDVPAEAKTLTVMSFNTHIFNAYDKIVEGVPQVSTDMIDWVAEHPADVFCLQEFYSRVNSVEYNNFNRIGTRYGKYKYASTSVGDRIAAHLGIVIFSKYPIAEGGTIRFSNTPERSANRAAWADIDVNGDTVRVYAVHLQSMSIKSEDIENTYSAIGDESSFKKESRNLARRLRRGFISRAEQVQQLLDHVKTSPYPVVVCGDFNDIPFSYTYNELAKVLENAHVQAGKGVGATYNGPLPFLRIDNQFYGPGLEAHTFETHYEMGLSDHFPILATYVLQPKDVE comes from the coding sequence GTGTCAGGAACATTCAAAAAAATTCGCAGGCGGGTATGGCTTATTCTGAACACCCTGGTGGTGCTCTGGATGCTGTTAGGGGTGTTCTGTATGCAGGTGCCACCAAGTGATTTCTGGCCTGCCGGTTTTGTGGCTTTTTCGTTGCCTGGGGCACTGATGCTTAACTTCCTGTTCCTTATCTACTGGATACTACGCCGTTCCTGGTTGCTGGTGTTGCCCCTATCTGCCCTTATACTTAGCTGGAACTACTATGCCAGATTGGTGGCAATTAACTTTGCAACTGATGTGCCGGCGGAGGCAAAAACCCTGACGGTAATGAGCTTTAACACCCACATCTTCAACGCCTATGATAAAATAGTGGAGGGTGTGCCACAGGTATCTACAGACATGATAGATTGGGTAGCAGAGCATCCTGCTGACGTTTTCTGCCTGCAGGAGTTCTACAGCCGTGTAAATTCTGTAGAATACAACAACTTCAACCGCATTGGTACCCGCTACGGTAAGTATAAATATGCTTCAACCTCTGTTGGCGATCGCATAGCAGCTCATCTGGGTATCGTTATCTTCTCTAAATATCCTATTGCAGAGGGCGGCACCATCCGTTTTTCAAACACACCTGAACGAAGTGCTAACCGAGCTGCCTGGGCCGATATTGATGTGAATGGTGATACGGTGCGCGTTTACGCAGTACACTTGCAGTCGATGAGCATAAAGTCTGAGGACATCGAAAACACTTACTCCGCTATTGGCGACGAATCAAGCTTCAAAAAGGAAAGCCGCAACTTAGCACGCCGCCTGCGTAGAGGCTTTATCTCCAGGGCAGAGCAGGTGCAGCAGCTGCTGGATCATGTGAAGACATCCCCTTACCCGGTGGTAGTGTGCGGCGATTTTAATGACATTCCGTTTAGCTATACTTATAACGAACTGGCGAAAGTGCTTGAGAATGCTCACGTGCAGGCCGGAAAAGGTGTGGGTGCCACTTATAATGGTCCGCTTCCTTTTCTGCGCATAGATAATCAGTTTTACGGACCAGGGCTGGAAGCCCATACCTTTGAAACGCATTATGAAATGGGGCTTTCAGATCACTTCCCCATATTAGCCACGTATGTGCTACAGCCAAAGGACGTAGAGTAG
- a CDS encoding amidohydrolase family protein, which translates to MISNQKFLHSLGLAFMLSTGSLLAQEQPHVFKGAKIIPVVGQPIENGVLVVQNGKITAVGTADKVRTPKNAKEFDVTGKVLMPGLVDTHSHIGEGSGGDSSAPLHPDVRIVDAINPLSDTFKRALAGGITTVNVMPGSGHLMSGQTVYLKMREGKTIGDLTFCDDVVNGICGGMKMANGTNPMKSAPFPGTRAKSAAMVRQLFLDAQAYNKKVQAAKGKADKMPERKPNLEPLVEILDGKRIVHFHTHRYDDVLTALRLQKEFGFKLVLHHVSEAWKAADEIAKAGVPASIITLDSPGGKAEAVEVSNANGAVLEEAGVLTAFHTDDGITDSRLFMRNVSLAVRAGMSREKAIEGITIAGAKMLELDNRVGSLEKGKDADFIVLSGEPFSVHTKVEQTWVEGQKRFDLSNPEDKAYATGGFRAYDGVLHYHAH; encoded by the coding sequence ATGATTTCTAACCAAAAGTTCCTGCACTCGCTGGGACTGGCTTTTATGCTGAGCACTGGCTCTCTGCTGGCGCAGGAGCAGCCTCATGTGTTCAAAGGCGCCAAAATTATCCCGGTAGTAGGCCAACCAATTGAAAATGGTGTGCTGGTTGTACAAAACGGCAAAATCACTGCCGTAGGCACTGCCGATAAGGTGCGCACCCCTAAAAATGCCAAAGAGTTTGACGTAACAGGCAAAGTACTCATGCCTGGCCTAGTAGATACGCACTCGCACATTGGAGAGGGCTCTGGTGGCGATAGCTCTGCCCCATTGCACCCTGACGTACGTATTGTTGATGCCATTAACCCGCTTAGCGATACCTTTAAACGTGCTTTGGCGGGAGGCATAACAACTGTTAACGTGATGCCTGGCTCTGGCCACCTGATGAGTGGGCAGACGGTATACTTGAAGATGCGGGAGGGAAAGACTATTGGCGACCTTACCTTCTGTGATGACGTGGTAAACGGCATCTGCGGCGGTATGAAGATGGCTAATGGTACCAATCCCATGAAGTCGGCTCCATTTCCGGGTACGCGTGCTAAATCGGCAGCCATGGTGCGGCAGCTGTTTCTGGATGCACAGGCTTACAACAAAAAGGTACAGGCGGCCAAAGGAAAAGCTGATAAAATGCCGGAGCGCAAGCCTAACCTGGAGCCGCTGGTAGAGATATTGGACGGGAAGCGCATTGTGCACTTCCATACACACCGCTACGACGATGTACTAACGGCACTGCGCCTGCAGAAAGAGTTTGGTTTTAAACTGGTGCTGCACCACGTGAGTGAGGCATGGAAAGCCGCCGATGAAATTGCCAAAGCAGGGGTGCCAGCCTCTATCATTACCCTGGATTCTCCAGGTGGCAAAGCCGAAGCAGTAGAAGTAAGCAATGCCAATGGTGCAGTGCTGGAAGAAGCAGGTGTGCTCACCGCCTTTCATACTGACGATGGCATCACCGACTCACGCTTGTTTATGCGCAATGTGTCACTGGCAGTGCGGGCGGGCATGAGCCGCGAAAAGGCTATTGAAGGCATTACGATTGCCGGTGCCAAAATGCTGGAGCTGGACAACCGCGTGGGCTCCTTAGAGAAGGGCAAAGATGCAGACTTTATTGTGCTGAGCGGAGAGCCTTTTAGCGTGCATACCAAAGTTGAGCAAACTTGGGTAGAGGGGCAGAAGCGCTTTGACTTAAGCAATCCTGAGGATAAAGCGTATGCCACTGGCGGCTTCAGGGCCTATGATGGTGTGCTACACTACCACGCACATTAA
- the nusA gene encoding transcription termination factor NusA: MNSSVLIESFAEFAKFKNIDRPTMMRILEDVFRTMIRKKWGTDENFDIILNVEKGDLEIWRNREIVDDNSEDIWDHDKIALSDARKIEPDFEVGEEVSEEVKLEDFGRRAVLTARQTLIQRIKDMEKELLFQKYKDLVGEIISGEVYQVWNREVLLLDQEENELLIPKGEQIPKDRYRKGDVVRAVVQRVEIVNGNPKIILSRTSPTFLERLFENEVPEIFDGLIAIKKIVREPGERAKVAVESFDDRIDPVGACVGMKGSRIHSIVRELENENIDVINYTENLELYIQRALSPAKISSMKIDEENGRVSVFLKPDQVSLAIGKGGQNIKLASRLVDMEIDVFRESETYEEDISLEEFTDEIEDWVIAELRRIGLDTAKSVLAVSKEDLLRRTELEEETIEDVLSVLREEFESEDNQ; encoded by the coding sequence ATGAACAGTTCAGTCCTGATCGAGTCGTTCGCCGAATTTGCGAAATTCAAGAACATAGACCGCCCGACCATGATGCGCATCCTGGAGGATGTATTCCGCACCATGATCCGCAAAAAGTGGGGCACCGATGAGAACTTCGACATCATCCTGAATGTGGAGAAGGGAGACCTGGAGATTTGGCGTAACCGCGAGATTGTGGACGACAACTCTGAGGACATCTGGGACCATGATAAGATTGCCTTATCAGATGCTCGCAAGATTGAGCCTGACTTTGAGGTAGGCGAGGAAGTATCTGAAGAGGTAAAACTGGAAGACTTTGGCCGCCGCGCCGTACTTACAGCGCGTCAGACACTGATCCAGCGTATCAAGGATATGGAGAAAGAATTGCTGTTCCAGAAGTATAAGGACCTGGTTGGCGAGATCATTTCAGGAGAAGTATACCAGGTATGGAACCGTGAGGTGTTATTGCTAGATCAGGAAGAGAACGAACTGCTAATACCTAAAGGCGAACAGATTCCAAAAGATCGTTACCGTAAAGGTGATGTAGTAAGAGCTGTAGTACAGCGTGTAGAGATTGTGAACGGTAATCCTAAGATCATTCTTTCACGTACCTCTCCTACCTTCTTGGAGCGTCTGTTTGAGAACGAAGTTCCGGAGATTTTTGATGGTCTGATTGCTATCAAGAAGATCGTACGTGAGCCGGGTGAGCGTGCAAAGGTAGCCGTAGAATCTTTCGACGACCGTATAGACCCAGTAGGTGCTTGCGTAGGTATGAAAGGTTCTCGCATCCATAGCATCGTACGTGAGCTGGAGAACGAGAATATCGACGTAATCAATTACACGGAGAACCTGGAGCTGTATATCCAGCGTGCGCTGAGCCCAGCTAAGATCAGCAGCATGAAAATCGACGAGGAAAATGGCAGAGTATCTGTATTCCTGAAGCCTGACCAGGTATCCCTGGCAATCGGTAAAGGCGGACAGAACATTAAACTTGCCAGCCGCTTGGTGGATATGGAAATTGATGTATTCCGCGAGTCCGAGACTTATGAGGAAGACATCAGCCTGGAAGAGTTCACAGACGAGATCGAAGATTGGGTAATTGCAGAACTGCGCCGTATTGGCTTAGACACCGCGAAAAGTGTGCTGGCAGTAAGCAAAGAAGATCTGCTTCGCCGCACTGAGCTGGAGGAAGAAACAATTGAAGATGTGCTTTCTGTCCTCCGCGAAGAGTTTGAATCAGAAGACAATCAATAG
- a CDS encoding M28 family peptidase, with translation MKNKLNMLTLLLCGTLCLASCDSTDKSGANQVATVEEEAAPVEAPDFNADSAYAFVEKQVAFGPRVPNTGPHYQAGEWIVAKLKEYGAQVQEQKFQMKAYDGTMLNLRNVVASYNPDAANRILLAAHWDTRPLADKDENNPDKPIDGANDGASGVGVLLEIARTIHEAQQKPNVGVDLIFFDGEDYGQPDDSAMPYVEDSWCLGSQYWSKNKHVPNYRANYGILLDMVGAENARFAREGYSRQFAKEVVDKVWKAGNSIGYSDFFKYKNAPAITDDHYYVNTIGNIRMIDIIELNPNAGNGDIFGPYHHRHTDSMDIISKNTLKAVGQTVLHVVYNE, from the coding sequence ATGAAGAATAAACTGAACATGCTGACGCTGCTGCTTTGTGGTACACTTTGCCTTGCCAGCTGTGATTCAACGGACAAAAGCGGTGCCAATCAAGTGGCTACTGTAGAAGAGGAGGCTGCACCCGTGGAGGCTCCGGATTTCAACGCTGACTCGGCCTATGCCTTTGTAGAAAAGCAGGTAGCCTTTGGCCCACGAGTTCCTAATACTGGTCCGCATTACCAGGCAGGCGAGTGGATTGTGGCTAAGCTGAAGGAATATGGCGCACAGGTACAGGAGCAGAAATTTCAGATGAAAGCCTATGATGGCACCATGCTGAACCTGCGCAACGTTGTAGCCTCATATAATCCTGATGCAGCAAACCGTATACTTTTAGCAGCCCACTGGGATACCCGCCCACTTGCTGATAAAGACGAAAACAACCCGGACAAGCCAATAGATGGAGCCAACGACGGAGCCAGCGGAGTAGGGGTACTATTAGAAATTGCCAGAACCATACACGAAGCACAGCAGAAGCCAAATGTAGGAGTAGACCTGATCTTTTTTGACGGAGAAGACTATGGACAACCGGACGATAGCGCAATGCCTTATGTTGAAGATTCCTGGTGTCTGGGATCGCAGTACTGGAGCAAAAACAAGCATGTACCTAACTATAGAGCAAATTATGGCATACTGCTAGACATGGTGGGTGCTGAAAATGCTCGCTTTGCCCGTGAAGGTTATTCAAGGCAGTTTGCCAAAGAGGTTGTAGACAAAGTATGGAAGGCAGGCAACAGTATAGGTTACTCCGACTTCTTTAAGTATAAAAATGCCCCAGCAATTACCGATGATCATTACTATGTAAACACGATCGGCAACATCCGCATGATCGATATCATAGAGCTGAACCCGAATGCAGGCAATGGCGATATTTTTGGACCATACCACCACCGCCATACTGACTCAATGGATATCATCAGCAAAAACACACTGAAAGCCGTAGGGCAGACAGTGCTGCATGTCGTGTACAATGAGTAG
- the rimP gene encoding ribosome maturation factor RimP, with protein MALTAKNIREMAEASLPDSDLFIVDIAVSDSPARPKITVLADGEQGITIDQCATISRRINKRIEEVFGPDMSYVLEVSSPGVDFPLTQPQQFKRHTGRNLKVKLQDGTEKTGKLEEVTESGLNLMEEVKLKGKKATYVPVQIPFGDIVKANVVISFK; from the coding sequence ATGGCACTTACTGCGAAGAATATAAGAGAGATGGCTGAGGCGAGTCTGCCGGATAGCGACTTGTTTATTGTGGATATAGCTGTGTCGGATTCACCAGCCAGGCCTAAAATAACTGTGCTGGCCGATGGCGAGCAGGGTATCACCATAGACCAGTGTGCTACTATCAGCCGCCGCATCAATAAAAGAATTGAAGAGGTGTTTGGGCCGGACATGTCTTATGTGCTGGAGGTAAGTTCTCCCGGAGTGGACTTTCCGCTCACACAACCACAGCAGTTTAAGCGCCATACTGGTCGTAACCTGAAGGTGAAACTACAGGACGGCACTGAAAAGACAGGCAAACTGGAAGAAGTGACCGAATCGGGCTTGAACCTGATGGAGGAAGTAAAACTAAAAGGAAAAAAGGCAACGTATGTGCCTGTGCAGATACCCTTTGGGGACATTGTAAAAGCAAATGTTGTAATCTCATTTAAATGA
- a CDS encoding amidohydrolase family protein, whose protein sequence is MKRHIQLAAILAGAALLSVQQAVAQIAVKGETVYTMAGEPIKNGVVLLKDGKIEAVGTNLQVPQHYQVYSAKVVTPGLVDAHTSVGLAGVYNVPFDQQQLETTAPIQPELRALDSYNPNEELIEWVRSYGVTTINTGHGPGALISGQTMTIKTAPEGFATLMDTTNMVAFTMGATVGQNYNSPKTSAKGMAMLRAELQAAQAYAKKMANTDASKRPDRNLKMDYLVDALNRKYKALITANQSQDIMAALRLAKEFNLDLVLDGAAEAYLLIDEIKAAGVPVIVHPTMARATGDSKNMSFETAGALARAGVPVAIQSGFEQYVPRARVILFEASVAVANGMTTDQALAAITSTPAKIIGLDDRVGTLEKGKDADLVLFDGDPFEYTSHVCAVVIDGKIVSEECK, encoded by the coding sequence ATGAAAAGACATATACAATTAGCCGCCATACTTGCAGGTGCTGCCTTACTTAGCGTGCAGCAGGCTGTGGCACAAATAGCCGTAAAGGGGGAAACAGTTTATACCATGGCTGGGGAGCCAATAAAAAATGGTGTGGTGCTGCTGAAGGATGGTAAAATTGAGGCTGTAGGTACCAACCTGCAGGTGCCGCAGCACTACCAAGTATACTCAGCCAAAGTAGTAACGCCGGGCTTGGTAGACGCCCATACTTCTGTAGGGTTGGCAGGTGTTTACAATGTGCCTTTCGATCAACAGCAACTCGAAACAACGGCTCCTATACAACCAGAGCTGCGCGCACTGGATTCTTACAACCCCAACGAAGAACTTATTGAGTGGGTGCGTAGCTATGGTGTAACTACTATCAACACTGGTCATGGCCCCGGCGCCCTAATCAGTGGCCAGACCATGACCATTAAAACGGCTCCGGAAGGCTTTGCTACTCTTATGGATACCACCAACATGGTGGCCTTTACGATGGGCGCAACAGTAGGGCAGAACTACAACTCTCCTAAGACATCAGCTAAAGGCATGGCCATGCTTCGGGCAGAGCTGCAGGCTGCACAGGCCTACGCAAAAAAAATGGCGAACACTGATGCCAGTAAACGCCCTGACCGCAATCTGAAGATGGACTACCTGGTGGATGCGCTGAACAGAAAGTATAAGGCACTGATAACAGCTAACCAATCGCAGGATATTATGGCGGCACTACGCCTGGCAAAGGAGTTTAACCTGGACCTGGTGCTGGATGGTGCCGCTGAGGCATACCTGCTGATAGATGAGATCAAAGCTGCCGGTGTGCCTGTAATAGTGCATCCTACCATGGCACGAGCCACCGGAGACAGCAAGAACATGTCTTTTGAAACGGCAGGTGCGCTTGCCCGGGCTGGTGTGCCGGTGGCCATACAAAGCGGCTTTGAGCAGTATGTACCACGTGCGCGTGTAATTCTTTTTGAAGCAAGCGTGGCTGTTGCCAATGGCATGACCACCGATCAGGCACTAGCTGCCATCACCTCCACGCCTGCAAAAATCATAGGGCTGGACGACCGGGTGGGTACTCTGGAAAAAGGCAAAGATGCCGACTTGGTTCTGTTTGATGGAGATCCCTTTGAGTATACCTCTCATGTATGCGCAGTGGTGATAGATGGCAAAATAGTGAGCGAAGAGTGTAAATAA